The Catenulispora sp. EB89 genome has a segment encoding these proteins:
- a CDS encoding TetR/AcrR family transcriptional regulator: protein MSNRDDLLAGAKKCLLEKGYSRTTARDIAQASGVSLAAIGYHFGSKDALMNQAMFQAIGEWGDHLEQAFAKAGPELSVQERFTRVFDDVSATFDQNQSLWMASFELIIEIDHIPGAREMFRNALPEARKGLANLILGIPEDEIPQDLEMGVGAVLYSLMAGLLIQRFADTERTPTGADLARGLRQLADVLEARDKAAAAS from the coding sequence ATGAGCAACCGTGACGATCTCCTCGCCGGGGCCAAGAAGTGCCTGCTGGAGAAGGGCTACTCGCGCACCACCGCCCGGGACATCGCCCAGGCCTCCGGTGTGAGCCTGGCCGCCATCGGCTACCACTTCGGGTCCAAGGACGCGCTGATGAACCAGGCGATGTTCCAGGCCATCGGGGAGTGGGGCGACCACCTGGAGCAGGCCTTCGCCAAGGCCGGACCGGAACTGTCGGTCCAGGAGCGCTTCACCCGGGTCTTCGACGACGTCTCCGCGACGTTCGACCAGAACCAGTCGCTGTGGATGGCCAGCTTCGAGCTGATCATCGAGATCGACCACATCCCCGGAGCGCGCGAGATGTTCCGGAACGCACTTCCGGAAGCCCGCAAGGGCCTGGCGAACCTCATCCTCGGGATCCCGGAGGACGAGATTCCGCAGGACCTGGAGATGGGGGTCGGCGCGGTCCTGTACTCGCTGATGGCCGGACTGCTGATCCAGCGCTTCGCCGACACCGAGCGCACGCCGACCGGCGCGGATCTGGCGCGCGGGCTGCGTCAGCTCGCCGACGTCCTGGAGGCGCGCGACAAGGCGGCCGCAGCCTCCTGA
- a CDS encoding MFS transporter, whose product MTTTQNAETAPVPRAGRKEWTGLAVLVLPCLLISMDMSVLLFGLPFISADLKPSATQQLWIMDAYGFALAGLLITMGAVGDRIGRRRLLLTGAAAFGAASVVAAYSGSAETLIGARALLGVAGATLMPSTMALIRNMFHDPKQRQTAISVWTGGLIGGVTLGPIVGGVLLNHFWWGSVFLINLPAMALLLILGPLLLPEYKASKSGHRFDVLGSVLSMAAVFPAVYGIKQLAVDGFSATAAGALAFGVALAIAFVIRQHTAKNPLIDMELFRKPSFRAPMLANLCGNFVIMGFGLFNTQYLQSVAGMRPFTAALWSMAAMPFISVGMGVTGGLTTRIRPGRIIGVAFLVSAAGALVLTLAHPGNPVIVLLIGAGVTAGGVVAAQSIVGNMVMAAAPAERAGSASALNETGAELGSSLGMALLGSVGAAIYHHKMASVGAAGVPDAAVRVGHETIGGADAVAGQFPGPATHALLTTARDAYSSGLHTAAVAGSVVLVLTGVFALRALRNEPVLPAAPKKEKKEKSQKKAKAEGSVELSPDYAATV is encoded by the coding sequence ATGACGACGACGCAGAACGCTGAAACCGCTCCGGTCCCGCGGGCCGGCCGCAAGGAATGGACAGGACTCGCGGTCCTGGTCCTGCCGTGCCTGCTCATCTCGATGGACATGTCGGTGCTGCTGTTCGGCCTGCCGTTCATCAGCGCGGACCTCAAGCCGAGCGCGACCCAGCAGCTGTGGATCATGGACGCCTACGGCTTCGCGCTGGCCGGTCTGCTGATCACGATGGGCGCCGTCGGTGACCGGATCGGCCGGCGCCGGCTGCTCCTCACCGGCGCGGCGGCGTTCGGCGCGGCCTCGGTGGTCGCCGCCTACTCCGGCAGCGCGGAGACGCTGATCGGCGCCCGGGCCCTGCTTGGGGTGGCCGGTGCGACGCTGATGCCCTCGACGATGGCCTTGATCCGCAACATGTTCCACGACCCCAAGCAGCGGCAGACCGCGATCTCGGTGTGGACCGGCGGGCTGATCGGCGGCGTGACGCTGGGCCCGATCGTCGGCGGCGTGCTGCTGAACCACTTCTGGTGGGGTTCGGTGTTCCTGATCAACCTGCCGGCGATGGCGCTGTTGCTGATCCTGGGCCCGCTGCTGCTGCCGGAGTACAAGGCCTCGAAGTCCGGCCACCGCTTCGACGTCCTGGGCTCAGTGCTGTCGATGGCGGCGGTCTTCCCGGCGGTCTACGGCATCAAGCAGCTGGCCGTGGACGGCTTCAGTGCCACTGCCGCCGGGGCGCTGGCCTTCGGTGTCGCGCTGGCCATCGCCTTCGTGATCCGGCAGCACACCGCGAAGAACCCGCTGATCGACATGGAGCTCTTCCGCAAGCCGAGCTTCCGGGCGCCGATGCTGGCGAACCTGTGCGGCAACTTCGTCATCATGGGCTTCGGGCTCTTCAACACGCAGTACCTGCAGTCGGTGGCCGGGATGCGGCCGTTCACCGCGGCGCTGTGGTCGATGGCCGCGATGCCGTTCATCAGCGTGGGCATGGGCGTCACCGGCGGCCTCACCACCAGGATCCGCCCCGGCCGGATCATCGGGGTCGCGTTCCTGGTCTCGGCCGCCGGCGCGCTGGTGCTGACCCTGGCCCACCCGGGCAATCCGGTCATCGTGCTGCTGATCGGCGCGGGTGTCACGGCCGGCGGCGTGGTGGCGGCGCAGAGCATCGTCGGGAACATGGTGATGGCCGCGGCCCCGGCCGAGCGGGCCGGTTCGGCCTCGGCGCTGAACGAGACCGGTGCCGAGCTCGGCAGCTCGCTGGGGATGGCGCTGCTGGGCAGCGTCGGCGCGGCGATCTACCACCACAAGATGGCGTCGGTCGGGGCCGCCGGCGTCCCGGACGCGGCGGTGCGGGTTGGCCACGAGACCATCGGCGGCGCGGACGCCGTCGCCGGGCAGTTCCCCGGCCCGGCCACGCACGCGCTGCTGACCACGGCGCGGGACGCCTACTCCTCGGGCCTGCACACCGCGGCCGTGGCCGGCTCGGTGGTCCTGGTGCTCACCGGAGTGTTCGCCCTGCGAGCGCTGCGCAACGAGCCGGTTCTGCCGGCGGCTCCCAAGAAGGAGAAGAAGGAGAAGTCCCAGAAGAAGGCCAAGGCGGAGGGATCCGTTGAGCTCTCCCCCGACTACGCCGCAACCGTGTGA